The following are encoded together in the Oscillospiraceae bacterium genome:
- a CDS encoding M20 family metallopeptidase gives MLQKQIHDYIWSHRDEMIAQLSKLVAFPSVQQNVSKEYPFGKECAEVLDYVKELYEQNGFQTETYHKDGYLLSYLGEGEKSLGLFAHADVVAAGDDWVLGSPFSATEKDGFLIGRGVSDDKCAVVSSLYIMKMIRDLNLPIKSKIVSFTGISEETGMQDIENYAKTHKAPDFSLICDSEFPLYRGNKGMFQATATSRIPMDDVTCFHGGVSFNIILGKATLKLKNKDGLYDILKAKETDSVKVSLEDGEIKLYAEGLSTHGAFPEGSVNAGFLITDFLSDCTLLSENDQKQLSFVKELLGCSYGEGLKIENTDPDFGKLTCTNGIVRLENGCISLVFDIRYGATTDPDALQKKLTEKFGEKEWDVTFSHVMATHVLPEDLPTVQACLDVYKSYTGDSEAKSLVNAGGTYGRHLPCAVEIGTMVRKEIPFDLPKGHGNLHQPDELLSIEGFLEATEMAMLMLLKCDKLI, from the coding sequence ATGCTGCAAAAACAAATTCACGATTATATTTGGTCTCACAGAGACGAAATGATTGCCCAGTTGTCAAAACTGGTGGCATTCCCCTCGGTACAACAGAATGTGAGCAAAGAGTATCCCTTTGGCAAAGAATGTGCCGAAGTGTTGGATTATGTAAAAGAATTATATGAACAAAACGGTTTTCAAACCGAAACCTACCACAAAGACGGTTATCTGCTTTCCTATTTAGGCGAGGGAGAAAAAAGTCTTGGTCTGTTTGCCCACGCCGACGTGGTGGCTGCAGGTGACGACTGGGTGCTTGGTTCCCCATTTTCTGCCACCGAAAAAGACGGATTTTTAATCGGACGTGGCGTGTCTGACGATAAATGTGCCGTGGTATCATCTCTCTATATTATGAAAATGATACGGGATTTGAACCTGCCCATCAAAAGTAAAATCGTGTCTTTCACTGGGATTTCGGAAGAAACCGGAATGCAGGATATTGAAAACTATGCAAAAACGCATAAAGCACCCGATTTTTCGTTAATTTGCGATTCAGAATTTCCCTTATACCGTGGCAACAAAGGAATGTTTCAGGCAACTGCAACCTCCAGAATTCCTATGGATGACGTGACCTGTTTTCACGGCGGTGTTTCCTTTAATATTATTTTGGGAAAAGCAACCCTGAAACTTAAAAATAAAGACGGTTTATACGACATCTTAAAAGCAAAAGAAACCGATTCGGTGAAAGTATCTTTGGAAGACGGTGAAATCAAACTCTATGCAGAAGGCTTATCCACTCACGGCGCATTCCCCGAAGGCTCTGTAAATGCAGGATTTTTAATCACTGATTTCTTATCCGATTGCACCCTATTAAGTGAAAATGACCAAAAACAGCTTTCCTTTGTGAAAGAACTGTTAGGATGCTCCTATGGTGAAGGGTTGAAGATTGAAAATACCGACCCCGATTTTGGAAAATTAACCTGCACAAATGGTATTGTCCGTCTGGAAAATGGTTGTATTTCCCTGGTGTTTGATATTCGCTATGGTGCTACCACCGACCCTGATGCTCTGCAGAAGAAATTAACCGAAAAATTCGGCGAAAAAGAATGGGATGTGACTTTCTCTCACGTAATGGCTACCCACGTATTACCCGAAGATTTACCCACCGTTCAGGCGTGTCTGGATGTTTATAAATCCTACACAGGCGACAGTGAAGCAAAATCTTTGGTGAATGCAGGCGGAACCTACGGACGTCACCTGCCCTGTGCAGTGGAAATCGGCACCATGGTGCGAAAAGAAATCCCCTTCGATTTGCCGAAAGGTCACGGAAATCTGCATCAGCCTGACGAACTCTTATCCATTGAAGGCTTCTTAGAAGCCACCGAAATGGCAATGCTGATGTTACTAAAATGTGATAAACTGATATAA
- a CDS encoding histidinol-phosphatase HisJ family protein: MDYNYHTHTKYCHHATGEMEEYVKRSIENGIRHLGFSEHLPFRFPDGKEASFYRIYLADVPTYLKEANRLREVYQNQIDIKIGYEMEYYPLYFKEMLKSALDNNAEYLILGQHYLQNEYPNGYPSGAKTTNDDDILEYVDCVLKGMETGIFSYVAHPDLLDYIGDNDALYEQEMRKICVASKEYNIPLEINFNGARDLCVYPGDRFFAIAGEVGCPVTFGMDAHTAMDAYDEKNLMMAKEMVKRHNLNYIGKPKLVLLQEQKDEIMKKFSLA, translated from the coding sequence ATGGACTATAATTATCATACACATACTAAATACTGTCATCACGCAACCGGTGAAATGGAAGAATATGTGAAACGCTCCATCGAAAACGGCATTCGCCATCTTGGATTTTCGGAGCATCTCCCTTTCCGTTTTCCCGATGGAAAAGAAGCAAGTTTTTACCGCATTTATTTGGCAGATGTGCCCACCTATCTTAAGGAAGCAAACCGTCTGAGGGAAGTATATCAAAATCAGATTGATATTAAAATCGGCTACGAAATGGAATACTATCCCCTATATTTCAAAGAAATGCTGAAATCTGCATTGGATAACAATGCCGAATATTTAATTTTAGGGCAACACTATCTGCAAAACGAATATCCCAATGGTTATCCCTCCGGTGCCAAAACCACCAACGATGACGATATTCTTGAATATGTGGATTGTGTGTTAAAAGGAATGGAAACGGGAATTTTCAGCTATGTGGCGCATCCTGACCTGTTGGACTACATTGGTGATAATGACGCGCTCTACGAACAGGAAATGAGAAAAATCTGTGTTGCATCCAAAGAATATAACATCCCCTTAGAAATCAATTTTAACGGTGCAAGAGATTTGTGTGTGTATCCCGGAGACCGTTTTTTTGCCATAGCGGGAGAAGTTGGATGCCCTGTTACCTTTGGTATGGACGCGCATACCGCAATGGATGCCTATGACGAAAAAAATCTGATGATGGCAAAAGAAATGGTCAAACGCCATAACTTAAATTATATCGGAAAACCAAAACTTGTGTTGTTGCAGGAGCAAAAAGATGAAATCATGAAAAAGTTTTCTCTTGCATAG
- a CDS encoding helix-turn-helix domain-containing protein: MKGDDGMNNNFMMKSLNPFFVNVSKMNVTASNADRKTAPHIHEYCEIYVNLTGNVSFVIEKNIYSVKSGDIIITKPYEYHHCVYHDDSDHLHFWLMFSVNENPELFKFLTEKKSGHRNHIRLSEEKKEKFITHCENLTQNSPENSISQMAVFFKILSYIEEGMEKYKVSNTNVSLPKSLKNILDYINKNFASIHSVNEISEKFFISISTLERHFKQYLSMTPKRYLEDKKLQNACLLLRQNASVTEACFESGFDDYSHFITIFKKKFDVTPLKYKKSMMAEKDHLKS, translated from the coding sequence ATGAAGGGAGATGACGGTATGAACAACAATTTTATGATGAAATCTTTAAATCCTTTTTTTGTAAATGTTTCCAAAATGAACGTGACAGCATCCAATGCAGACCGTAAAACTGCTCCCCATATTCACGAATACTGCGAAATTTATGTCAATCTTACCGGGAATGTTTCCTTCGTGATAGAAAAGAATATTTACTCCGTAAAATCAGGAGATATCATCATTACCAAGCCCTATGAATATCATCATTGTGTGTATCACGATGACAGTGACCATCTTCATTTCTGGCTGATGTTTTCTGTCAATGAAAACCCTGAACTTTTTAAATTCTTAACTGAGAAAAAGTCAGGTCACCGCAATCATATCCGTCTATCGGAAGAAAAGAAAGAAAAATTTATAACCCATTGTGAAAATTTGACCCAAAATAGTCCTGAAAACAGTATTTCTCAGATGGCTGTTTTCTTTAAAATCCTCTCCTACATTGAAGAAGGAATGGAAAAATACAAAGTTTCCAATACCAATGTTTCTCTTCCGAAGAGCTTGAAAAACATTTTGGATTACATTAATAAAAATTTTGCATCTATCCATAGTGTCAACGAAATTTCGGAAAAATTTTTCATCAGTATCTCTACTTTGGAACGACATTTTAAGCAATATTTATCCATGACGCCAAAACGCTATCTGGAAGATAAAAAACTGCAGAATGCTTGTTTGTTACTCAGGCAGAATGCATCTGTAACAGAAGCTTGTTTTGAAAGCGGTTTTGACGATTATTCGCATTTTATTACTATTTTTAAAAAGAAATTTGATGTGACCCCGTTAAAATATAAAAAATCCATGATGGCAGAAAAGGACCATCTGAAAAGTTGA